Proteins found in one Quercus robur chromosome 2, dhQueRobu3.1, whole genome shotgun sequence genomic segment:
- the LOC126715857 gene encoding uncharacterized protein LOC126715857 isoform X1, with protein sequence MHPMDMLRYSLKMVKGSRGRRRIISRQARATPYPLPSYNSDMSMELCPKKCSKALDKKDLEDVTCSVCMECPHNAVLLLCSSHDNGCRPYMCGTGFRFSNCLDQYKNAYAKITSSNDGQHVHGSVDSPILLPDSSWPIEKCEVTELACPLCRGQVKGWTVVESAREYLNAKKRSCMQDNCSFLGNYKELRKHMRAEHPSARPREVDPILEQKWRRFERERERDDVISTIRSTMPGAMVFGDYVIESNHNALDSDEEDGGFDVNAMAERAGSFEVGFDSNLVNVFLLLHAFGPSSGNDHGRRLRHQSERTFHHHASDQNAVGIRHPSPDVGLDSSDQDDNNNSDDDGGSGMSLVSRLHRHGNGVLLGRSGRRRRRRDATMGPR encoded by the exons ATGCATCCCATGGACATGCTCAG GTATAGTTTGAAAATGGTGAAAGGTAGCAGAGGACGACGCAGGATTATTTCCCGACAAGCCAGGGCAACTCCATACCCACTGCCTTCTTATAACTCAGATATGTCAATGGAATTGTGCCCTAAGAAATGCTCCAAGGCTTTAGATAAGAAGGACTTGGAAGATGTGACATGTTCTGTGTGCATGGAGTGCCCTCACAATGCTGTTCTTCTCCTTTGTTCCTCACATGACAATGGTTGCCGTCCCTACATGTGTGGAACTGGCTTTCGGTTCTCCAACTGCCTTGATCAGTACAAGAATGCATATGCCAAAATAACCTCATCGAATGATGGACAACATGTGCATGGCTCTGTCGATAGTCCCATTTTGTTACCAGATTCCAGTTGGCCCATTGAGAAGTGTGAAGTCACTGAACTTGCTTGCCCCCTTTGCAGGGGACAGGTTAAAGGTTGGACTGTGGTTGAATCTGCACGAGAATACCTAAATGCGAAAAAGAGAAGCTGCATGCAGGACAACTGCTCATTCCTGGGAAATTACAAGGAGCTGAGAAAGCACATGAGGGCAGAGCACCCCTCTGCACGCCCGCGTGAAGTGGATCCCATACTTGAACAGAAATGGAGACGGTTTGAGCGGGAGCGAGAGCGGGATGACGTGATCAGCACAATAAGGTCAACAATGCCAGGGGCAATGGTTTTTGGAGACTATGTAATAGAAAGTAATCATAATGCTTTGGATTCAGATGAAGAGGATGGAGGTTTTGATGTAAACGCTATGGCAGAGAGGGCTGGGAGCTTTGAGGTGGGCTTTGATAGTAATCTGGTGAATGTCTTTCTTCTATTGCATGCGTTTGGGCCGTCATCAGGGAATGACCATGGTAGACGGCTGAGGCATCAGTCTGAGAGGACCTTTCATCACCATGCATCAGATCAGAATGCTGTTGGTATTCGCCACCCCTCTCCCGATGTTGGGTTGGACTCCTCTGATCAAGATGATAACAATAACAGCGACGATGATGGCGGCAGTGGTATGTCGCTGGTTAGCCGCCTCCACCGCCATGGCAATGGAGTGTTATTAGGACGATCAGGTAGGAGACGCAGACGTAGAGATGCCACCATGGGTCCGAGGTAG
- the LOC126715857 gene encoding uncharacterized protein LOC126715857 isoform X2: MVKGSRGRRRIISRQARATPYPLPSYNSDMSMELCPKKCSKALDKKDLEDVTCSVCMECPHNAVLLLCSSHDNGCRPYMCGTGFRFSNCLDQYKNAYAKITSSNDGQHVHGSVDSPILLPDSSWPIEKCEVTELACPLCRGQVKGWTVVESAREYLNAKKRSCMQDNCSFLGNYKELRKHMRAEHPSARPREVDPILEQKWRRFERERERDDVISTIRSTMPGAMVFGDYVIESNHNALDSDEEDGGFDVNAMAERAGSFEVGFDSNLVNVFLLLHAFGPSSGNDHGRRLRHQSERTFHHHASDQNAVGIRHPSPDVGLDSSDQDDNNNSDDDGGSGMSLVSRLHRHGNGVLLGRSGRRRRRRDATMGPR, encoded by the coding sequence ATGGTGAAAGGTAGCAGAGGACGACGCAGGATTATTTCCCGACAAGCCAGGGCAACTCCATACCCACTGCCTTCTTATAACTCAGATATGTCAATGGAATTGTGCCCTAAGAAATGCTCCAAGGCTTTAGATAAGAAGGACTTGGAAGATGTGACATGTTCTGTGTGCATGGAGTGCCCTCACAATGCTGTTCTTCTCCTTTGTTCCTCACATGACAATGGTTGCCGTCCCTACATGTGTGGAACTGGCTTTCGGTTCTCCAACTGCCTTGATCAGTACAAGAATGCATATGCCAAAATAACCTCATCGAATGATGGACAACATGTGCATGGCTCTGTCGATAGTCCCATTTTGTTACCAGATTCCAGTTGGCCCATTGAGAAGTGTGAAGTCACTGAACTTGCTTGCCCCCTTTGCAGGGGACAGGTTAAAGGTTGGACTGTGGTTGAATCTGCACGAGAATACCTAAATGCGAAAAAGAGAAGCTGCATGCAGGACAACTGCTCATTCCTGGGAAATTACAAGGAGCTGAGAAAGCACATGAGGGCAGAGCACCCCTCTGCACGCCCGCGTGAAGTGGATCCCATACTTGAACAGAAATGGAGACGGTTTGAGCGGGAGCGAGAGCGGGATGACGTGATCAGCACAATAAGGTCAACAATGCCAGGGGCAATGGTTTTTGGAGACTATGTAATAGAAAGTAATCATAATGCTTTGGATTCAGATGAAGAGGATGGAGGTTTTGATGTAAACGCTATGGCAGAGAGGGCTGGGAGCTTTGAGGTGGGCTTTGATAGTAATCTGGTGAATGTCTTTCTTCTATTGCATGCGTTTGGGCCGTCATCAGGGAATGACCATGGTAGACGGCTGAGGCATCAGTCTGAGAGGACCTTTCATCACCATGCATCAGATCAGAATGCTGTTGGTATTCGCCACCCCTCTCCCGATGTTGGGTTGGACTCCTCTGATCAAGATGATAACAATAACAGCGACGATGATGGCGGCAGTGGTATGTCGCTGGTTAGCCGCCTCCACCGCCATGGCAATGGAGTGTTATTAGGACGATCAGGTAGGAGACGCAGACGTAGAGATGCCACCATGGGTCCGAGGTAG